In Chitinophagaceae bacterium, a single window of DNA contains:
- a CDS encoding arginine decarboxylase, which yields MKNKYIDLIEQTFYFPQNGFEVKDNYLHFHDLPLKDLIEEYGTPLRISFLPKISSQIQKAKTLFNNAIKKVNYDGKYIYCYCTKSSHFSFVIDEVLKNDAHLETSSAFDVDLIMNLYRKGKIDKNIYIVSNGFKPEAYTDKLAGLVNDGFENIIPVLDNMNELNAYEQKIQKNCKIGIRIAAEEEPNFEFYTSRLGIRYNDILKFHEEKLHNHPKFNLNMLHFFINTGIRDSTYYWSELHKAIKLYVELRKKCPTLNRLNIGGGMPIQYSLGFEFDYAYMIEEIVSQIQSACKEANVPVPDIFTEFGNFTVGESGIMIFSVLREKLQNDSENWYMIDGSLMTTLPDIWGISQRFILLPINKWKNEYQRVNIGGLSCDIHDYYNAEAHLNQVYLPKINNSEPLHLGFFHVGAYQDQMSGYGGIKHCLIPSPKYVLVQKKEDGSFEHRLFANEQTADSMLNILGY from the coding sequence ATGAAAAATAAATACATAGACCTGATTGAACAGACTTTCTATTTTCCTCAAAACGGATTTGAAGTTAAAGACAACTATTTACATTTTCATGACCTACCTTTAAAGGATTTAATTGAAGAATACGGAACTCCGCTTCGGATAAGTTTTTTACCGAAAATCAGCAGTCAGATTCAAAAGGCAAAAACACTTTTCAACAATGCTATAAAAAAGGTCAATTATGACGGCAAATATATTTATTGCTACTGCACCAAAAGCAGTCACTTCTCATTTGTTATAGATGAAGTGCTGAAAAATGATGCTCATCTGGAGACTTCATCTGCTTTTGATGTCGATCTTATAATGAATCTTTACAGGAAAGGAAAAATTGATAAAAACATATATATTGTAAGTAATGGTTTTAAGCCGGAAGCTTACACAGACAAATTAGCAGGTTTAGTAAATGATGGTTTTGAAAATATCATTCCTGTTTTAGACAATATGAATGAATTGAATGCTTATGAGCAAAAAATTCAAAAAAATTGCAAAATAGGAATTCGAATAGCAGCAGAAGAAGAGCCAAATTTTGAATTTTATACATCCCGATTAGGTATACGGTATAATGATATCCTTAAATTTCATGAGGAAAAACTGCATAATCACCCTAAGTTTAATCTGAATATGCTGCATTTCTTTATAAATACAGGAATTCGTGACTCTACTTATTACTGGAGTGAATTGCATAAAGCCATCAAGCTCTATGTAGAATTAAGAAAAAAATGTCCTACGCTAAACCGTCTGAATATTGGTGGTGGAATGCCTATACAGTACTCCCTCGGCTTTGAATTTGATTATGCTTATATGATAGAAGAAATAGTAAGCCAGATTCAATCAGCCTGTAAGGAAGCAAATGTACCCGTTCCGGATATTTTTACTGAATTTGGGAATTTTACCGTTGGAGAAAGCGGAATTATGATTTTTTCGGTATTAAGAGAGAAATTACAAAATGACAGTGAAAACTGGTATATGATAGACGGTTCACTGATGACAACTTTACCGGATATTTGGGGCATTAGCCAACGATTTATTTTGTTACCCATAAACAAATGGAAAAATGAATATCAGCGGGTAAATATTGGTGGCCTAAGCTGTGACATTCATGACTATTACAATGCTGAGGCGCATTTAAATCAGGTTTATTTACCGAAAATCAATAATTCGGAACCTCTACATCTGGGATTCTTTCATGTTGGCGCTTATCAGGATCAGATGAGTGGTTATGGCGGTATAAAACATTGCCTGATACCTTCTCCAAAATATGTGCTTGTTCAGAAAAAAGAGGATGGAAGCTTTGAACACCGACTGTTTGCGAACGAACAAACAGCTGATTCTATGTTGAATATTTTAGGTTATTAG